One window from the genome of Fulvivirga lutea encodes:
- a CDS encoding sterol desaturase family protein, with the protein MNINPIILSIPIYFLLIGIELIIQWVTKKKLYRLNDAVTNISCGITQQLSGIFLKVLGVGAYVLVYNYLHIFEIPSTWYWFIVLFIGADFFYYWAHRMSHEINLFWGGHVVHHQSEDYNFSVALRQGSFQIIWTFFFYFPLAIIGFKPVDFVFVSALVTVYQFWIHTETINKMGWFELLFNTPSHHRVHHGRDPKYIDKNHAGVFIIWDKMFGTFQKEEEKPTYGITKPINSWNPVWVNLDHYAQMVKQWPQIKGANNKLKFLFNKPGWLPEELGGYQAPPEVDKTTYAKYNTQTPIRLNAYVLFQYVIALGITALFLFNYSKLDLVYQIGAVLSIMVTVVSAGALLDNKSWGYPIEISRLIIFLAIGVFIAFMFSINWLYFISVAYLILSIVVLPARTKSAELAK; encoded by the coding sequence ATGAATATTAACCCAATTATACTTTCTATCCCCATTTACTTTCTATTAATCGGAATAGAATTAATTATCCAATGGGTAACAAAAAAGAAGCTATATAGGTTAAATGATGCCGTTACAAACATATCTTGTGGAATTACTCAACAGTTATCTGGCATCTTTTTAAAAGTTCTTGGTGTTGGGGCTTATGTTTTAGTTTACAATTATTTGCACATATTTGAAATACCATCTACTTGGTATTGGTTTATCGTGTTATTTATAGGCGCAGACTTTTTCTACTATTGGGCGCATAGAATGAGTCATGAAATCAATCTGTTTTGGGGAGGTCATGTGGTGCATCATCAAAGTGAAGATTACAATTTCTCAGTAGCGCTCAGGCAGGGTTCTTTCCAAATTATATGGACATTTTTCTTCTATTTCCCATTGGCCATTATTGGTTTCAAGCCGGTTGATTTTGTGTTTGTATCTGCACTTGTAACAGTGTACCAATTCTGGATTCATACAGAAACAATCAACAAAATGGGCTGGTTTGAATTACTATTTAATACTCCCTCCCATCATCGGGTACACCATGGTAGAGACCCGAAATACATTGATAAAAACCACGCTGGTGTATTTATTATTTGGGATAAGATGTTTGGTACCTTCCAAAAAGAAGAAGAAAAGCCTACTTATGGAATAACCAAGCCCATTAATAGTTGGAATCCGGTATGGGTCAACCTAGATCACTATGCCCAGATGGTTAAACAATGGCCTCAGATTAAAGGTGCGAATAACAAGCTAAAATTCTTATTCAATAAACCGGGATGGCTACCCGAAGAATTGGGCGGCTATCAGGCGCCACCAGAAGTTGATAAAACAACCTATGCAAAATACAACACTCAAACACCAATACGACTGAATGCTTATGTATTGTTCCAATATGTTATTGCTCTAGGTATTACTGCACTGTTCCTTTTTAATTACTCAAAATTAGATTTAGTCTATCAAATTGGTGCAGTATTATCAATTATGGTAACGGTAGTTAGTGCTGGTGCTTTATTGGATAACAAATCTTGGGGTTATCCTATCGAAATTTCGAGGCTGATTATTTTCCTTGCCATTGGAGTCTTTATTGCATTTATGTTTTCAATTAACT
- a CDS encoding DNA gyrase/topoisomerase IV subunit A — protein MAEDKEPQGEAHENYDKEDVIHDVTPVSGMYQNWFLEYASYVILERAVPAIEDGFKPVQRRIMHALKEMDDGRYNKVANVIGQTMQYHPHGDASIADAMVNIGQKDLLIDTQGNWGDIRTGDSAAAPRYIEARPSKFALDILYNPQTTEWQLSYDGRKREPVTLPVKFPLLLAQGVEGIAVGLSTKILPHNFCELIKASIDVLKGKKVKIYPDFATGGMADFSEYNQGLRGGKIKVRAKIEEQDKKSLIIKDIPFGTTTTGLIESIIKANDKGKIKIKKVVDNTAKDVEIIVDLAPGQSPDITIDALYAFTDCEVSISPNACVIIDEKPLFIPVNEILKLNTDKTVSLLTQELEIRKAELMEKILFSSLERIFIENRIYRDIEECETWEAVIETIDKGLDPYKKQFYREIIEEDIVKLTEIKIKRISKFDSFKADELLKRLEEELKETEYNLAHITDYAIDYYSNLLDKYGKGRERKTEIKSFDSIDTTIVAANNQKLYVNRQDGMVGYGLKKDEFVCECSDLDDIIAIRRDGKLMVSRISDKTFMGKDIMHVGVWNKGDDRMTYNMVYLDGKTGRSMVKRFQVTAITRDKEYDLTKGAKGSKTLYLTANPNGEAETVTVKLTSGAKARIKVFDFDFSTIDIKGRGAGGNILTKYPVRKIELKSEGVSTLSGLDIWYDENVGRLNKDERGKHIGNFNGDDNILVIYNDGSYELTSYELTNRYEPNKVVHITKFNPDRPISAVHYEGESKNYLVKRFLVETTTTGKKFLFISESSGSKLVLATTAANPKIEVEYVKGKSKDKLKEELNLNDLIDIKGWKALGNRLHQHDVKKVKLLESSEPEKEQEKPKEAAAKEEPKTEAKDEVVESDKEVKTEAKKESKGSAGYNAGETIELDF, from the coding sequence ATGGCTGAAGATAAAGAGCCTCAAGGCGAGGCACATGAGAATTATGACAAAGAGGATGTAATCCATGATGTTACACCGGTTTCCGGTATGTACCAAAACTGGTTTCTGGAGTATGCATCGTATGTAATTTTAGAAAGAGCAGTACCTGCCATAGAAGATGGGTTTAAGCCTGTTCAGCGTAGAATCATGCATGCGTTGAAGGAAATGGATGATGGTAGGTACAACAAAGTAGCCAATGTTATTGGCCAAACTATGCAGTATCATCCACATGGAGATGCGTCAATAGCCGATGCTATGGTTAATATTGGCCAGAAAGATTTATTGATAGACACCCAAGGTAACTGGGGTGACATTAGAACTGGCGACAGCGCTGCCGCACCTAGATATATTGAAGCCAGACCTTCGAAGTTTGCCCTTGATATTCTCTATAACCCACAAACTACAGAGTGGCAACTGTCCTATGATGGTAGAAAGAGGGAGCCAGTAACACTTCCGGTTAAATTCCCATTATTATTGGCACAAGGTGTAGAAGGAATAGCGGTTGGATTGTCTACTAAAATACTACCTCACAATTTTTGTGAACTTATTAAAGCTTCTATTGATGTCTTAAAAGGCAAAAAGGTTAAAATCTACCCTGATTTTGCCACTGGTGGCATGGCTGATTTTTCTGAGTACAACCAAGGCCTAAGAGGAGGTAAAATAAAGGTTAGAGCCAAAATAGAAGAGCAGGATAAAAAATCCCTCATAATTAAAGATATACCATTTGGTACCACTACAACTGGATTAATTGAATCCATCATTAAGGCTAATGATAAGGGTAAAATCAAGATTAAAAAGGTAGTTGATAACACTGCCAAAGATGTGGAGATAATTGTTGATCTCGCGCCTGGCCAATCACCAGACATTACTATCGATGCATTGTATGCATTTACCGATTGTGAGGTTTCAATTTCACCAAACGCATGTGTCATTATTGATGAGAAGCCACTGTTTATTCCTGTTAATGAAATACTAAAATTAAATACGGATAAAACAGTTAGCCTTCTCACTCAGGAGCTTGAAATAAGGAAAGCCGAGCTGATGGAGAAGATTTTGTTTTCTTCATTAGAACGAATTTTTATAGAAAACAGAATCTACAGAGATATTGAAGAGTGCGAAACCTGGGAAGCTGTTATTGAAACCATTGATAAAGGTTTAGATCCTTATAAAAAGCAATTCTATAGAGAGATAATTGAAGAAGACATTGTCAAATTAACTGAAATTAAGATCAAAAGAATTTCAAAATTTGACTCTTTCAAAGCGGATGAGTTGTTGAAAAGGCTGGAGGAAGAACTGAAAGAAACTGAGTATAATCTGGCTCATATCACAGACTATGCAATTGATTACTATTCTAATCTTTTAGATAAATATGGAAAAGGAAGAGAGCGTAAGACTGAAATAAAATCATTTGATTCGATTGATACAACCATAGTAGCCGCTAATAATCAAAAGCTCTATGTTAATCGACAAGATGGTATGGTTGGTTATGGCCTTAAGAAGGACGAATTTGTATGCGAGTGCTCAGACCTTGATGACATCATTGCTATTAGAAGAGATGGAAAGCTAATGGTTTCCAGAATTTCAGATAAAACCTTCATGGGCAAAGACATTATGCACGTTGGGGTTTGGAATAAGGGAGACGATCGTATGACTTATAATATGGTTTACCTTGATGGTAAAACGGGTAGATCCATGGTTAAAAGGTTTCAAGTAACAGCCATAACCAGAGATAAAGAATACGATTTAACTAAAGGAGCCAAAGGGTCTAAAACACTATACTTAACTGCCAACCCTAATGGTGAGGCTGAAACAGTAACAGTAAAATTAACTTCGGGAGCCAAAGCGAGAATAAAGGTGTTTGATTTCGATTTTTCTACCATTGATATCAAAGGAAGGGGTGCTGGCGGAAATATTCTAACCAAGTACCCTGTACGAAAAATTGAATTGAAATCTGAAGGAGTATCCACTTTAAGTGGTTTGGATATCTGGTATGACGAAAATGTGGGCAGGTTAAATAAGGATGAGCGAGGTAAACACATCGGTAATTTTAATGGCGATGATAACATACTAGTGATATACAATGATGGTTCTTATGAGCTAACATCTTACGAACTCACTAACAGGTATGAGCCAAATAAAGTGGTTCACATTACTAAATTTAATCCTGATCGACCAATATCAGCAGTGCATTATGAAGGCGAGAGTAAGAATTACCTTGTTAAGCGATTTTTAGTAGAAACTACTACTACAGGTAAGAAATTTTTGTTTATCAGTGAATCATCAGGTTCAAAATTAGTTCTTGCCACTACAGCCGCTAATCCGAAAATCGAAGTAGAATACGTTAAGGGAAAATCAAAAGATAAGCTGAAGGAAGAATTAAACTTGAATGATCTTATTGATATAAAAGGGTGGAAGGCTTTAGGTAATAGACTTCATCAGCACGATGTAAAAAAGGTAAAACTATTAGAATCATCTGAACCTGAAAAAGAGCAGGAAAAACCCAAAGAAGCAGCAGCAAAAGAAGAACCGAAAACTGAAGCTAAGGATGAGGTAGTAGAGTCTGACAAAGAGGTTAAAACCGAAGCAAAAAAAGAATCAAAAGGTTCTGCTGGCTACAACGCTGGTGAAACGATTGAGCTAGATTTCTAA
- a CDS encoding DNA topoisomerase IV subunit B, whose amino-acid sequence MAVEQVAYTEDSIKSLDWKEHIRLRPGMYIGKLGDGSAQDDGIYVLVKEVIDNCIDEHMMGYGKTIDVKITDHRVEVRDYGRGIPLGKVVDCVSKINTGGKYDSGAFQKSVGLNGVGTKAVNALSNYFKVQSFRDGETKVAEFERGNVKNDAKIVKSSGRNGTLICFEPDDTVFKNFNFIPDYLNDLIWNYVFLNSGLTINFNGQKFHSENGLRDLLERKTDVETLRYPIVHLKGEDIEVALSHCNQYGEEYYSFVNGQYTTQGGTHLAAFREALVRTIRDFYKKDFDATDVRASIVGAIAVRVQEPVFESQTKTKLGSQNVGPDGPTMRTFINDFLKTELDNFLHRNNEVADALLKRILQSERERKEIAGIKKLANERAKKANLHNKKLRDCRLHYDDKKGDRVDETMIFITEGDSASGSITKSRDVQTQAVFSLRGKPLNCFNLTKKVVYENEEFNLLQHALNIEDGIEGLRYRKIVIATDADVDGMHIRLLLLTFFLQFFPELVKQGHVYILDTPLFRVRNKKETIYCYSDEERKAAIAKLGNKPEITRFKGLGEISPEEFGNFIGEDIRLDPIILNKETSIKQLLEFYMGKNTPDRQEFIVGNLKIEKDIVEAEVV is encoded by the coding sequence ATGGCAGTTGAGCAAGTAGCATATACCGAGGATAGTATTAAGTCTCTTGATTGGAAAGAGCACATTCGTTTAAGACCCGGAATGTACATTGGTAAGTTGGGCGATGGTTCTGCGCAAGATGATGGTATCTACGTCTTGGTAAAAGAAGTGATAGATAATTGTATCGATGAGCACATGATGGGTTACGGTAAAACCATTGATGTGAAAATTACTGATCATCGGGTTGAAGTTAGGGATTATGGTCGTGGTATTCCGTTAGGTAAAGTGGTGGACTGTGTTTCAAAGATTAACACAGGTGGTAAATACGATTCAGGTGCATTTCAGAAGTCAGTAGGTCTTAATGGTGTTGGTACAAAAGCAGTAAACGCATTATCTAACTATTTCAAAGTTCAATCATTCAGAGATGGAGAGACAAAAGTAGCCGAGTTTGAACGAGGCAATGTAAAGAATGATGCCAAAATAGTTAAATCCAGCGGTAGAAATGGTACACTAATCTGTTTCGAACCAGACGACACTGTGTTTAAAAACTTTAATTTCATTCCTGATTATCTGAACGACCTCATTTGGAACTATGTATTCCTCAATTCAGGACTAACTATCAACTTCAATGGCCAGAAATTCCATTCAGAAAATGGTTTAAGAGACTTATTGGAGCGCAAAACAGATGTTGAGACACTTCGTTATCCCATCGTTCATTTAAAAGGCGAGGATATTGAAGTAGCTCTTTCTCATTGTAACCAATATGGTGAGGAATATTATTCATTTGTTAATGGACAATATACTACGCAAGGAGGAACGCACCTAGCAGCTTTTAGAGAGGCCCTTGTGAGAACCATTAGAGATTTTTATAAGAAGGATTTTGACGCCACTGATGTAAGAGCTTCTATAGTTGGTGCGATAGCAGTGAGAGTACAAGAACCAGTGTTCGAGTCTCAAACTAAAACGAAGCTTGGTTCTCAAAATGTAGGTCCGGATGGTCCAACCATGCGAACATTTATAAACGACTTTTTAAAAACCGAATTGGACAACTTCCTGCATAGAAATAATGAGGTGGCTGATGCGTTGCTAAAGCGTATTCTGCAGTCGGAACGTGAGCGTAAGGAAATAGCTGGTATTAAGAAGTTGGCGAATGAACGAGCTAAAAAGGCCAATCTACATAACAAGAAGCTAAGGGATTGCCGCCTCCACTATGATGACAAAAAAGGGGATAGGGTTGATGAAACTATGATCTTCATCACCGAGGGTGACTCTGCCAGTGGTTCTATCACCAAGTCGCGTGATGTGCAGACACAGGCGGTATTTAGTTTGAGAGGAAAGCCTTTGAACTGTTTTAACCTCACTAAAAAGGTCGTGTATGAAAATGAGGAATTTAACTTACTACAGCATGCATTAAATATTGAAGATGGCATTGAAGGGTTGAGATATAGAAAAATAGTTATCGCCACAGATGCTGATGTGGATGGCATGCACATTCGCCTATTATTGTTAACATTTTTCCTCCAGTTTTTCCCTGAATTAGTAAAACAAGGCCACGTTTATATTTTAGATACGCCTCTGTTTAGGGTAAGAAATAAGAAGGAAACAATTTATTGTTATTCTGATGAAGAACGCAAGGCAGCAATTGCTAAACTTGGCAATAAGCCAGAAATAACAAGGTTTAAGGGGTTAGGGGAAATCTCTCCGGAAGAGTTTGGGAATTTTATTGGTGAAGACATCCGTCTTGATCCTATCATTTTAAATAAAGAAACTTCAATAAAACAATTGCTCGAATTTTATATGGGTAAAAACACACCCGATAGGCAAGAGTTTATCGTTGGTAATTTGAAGATTGAAAAAGACATTGTTGAAGCAGAAGTAGTATAA